The following proteins are co-located in the Ancylothrix sp. D3o genome:
- the ilvC gene encoding ketol-acid reductoisomerase, which yields MARMYYDADANLDLLANKTVAIIGYGSQGHAHALNLKDSGVNVVVGLYPGSKSAQKAEAAGLKVHTVAEAAAAADLIMILLPDEVQKTVYKNEIEPHLTEGKILAFAHGFNIHFGQVVPPANVDVIMVAPKGPGHLVRRTYEQGQGVPCLFAVYQDATGQARDRAMAYAKGVGGTRAGILETSFREETETDLFGEQVVLCGGLSAMIKAGFETLVAAGYQPELAYFECLHEVKLIVDLIVEGGLAKMRDSISNTAEYGDLTRGPRIVTDETRAEMRKILQEIQSGQFAREFVLENQAGKPGFTAMRRQEAEHPIEEVGKDLRAMFSWLKQD from the coding sequence ATGGCCCGAATGTATTACGATGCCGATGCCAACTTAGACTTATTAGCAAACAAAACCGTCGCCATTATTGGCTATGGTTCCCAAGGGCACGCCCACGCCCTTAACCTCAAAGATAGCGGCGTCAATGTTGTTGTAGGGCTTTATCCTGGTAGTAAATCGGCTCAAAAAGCTGAAGCTGCCGGTTTGAAAGTTCATACAGTTGCAGAAGCAGCAGCGGCGGCTGATTTGATTATGATTCTGTTACCTGATGAAGTGCAGAAAACAGTTTACAAAAATGAAATTGAGCCGCATTTAACCGAAGGCAAAATATTAGCATTTGCTCACGGTTTTAACATTCACTTTGGGCAAGTTGTACCCCCCGCCAACGTAGATGTTATTATGGTGGCACCAAAAGGCCCAGGTCATTTAGTGCGCCGTACTTACGAACAAGGACAAGGCGTACCTTGTTTATTTGCCGTTTATCAAGACGCCACCGGCCAAGCACGCGACCGCGCAATGGCTTATGCTAAAGGCGTTGGCGGAACACGGGCGGGTATTTTAGAAACCAGTTTCCGCGAAGAAACCGAAACCGATTTGTTTGGCGAACAAGTGGTGCTTTGTGGCGGTTTAAGTGCCATGATCAAAGCCGGTTTTGAAACCTTAGTTGCAGCCGGTTATCAACCAGAATTAGCTTATTTTGAGTGCCTCCACGAAGTTAAATTGATTGTCGATCTTATTGTCGAAGGCGGTTTAGCAAAAATGCGTGATAGCATTTCCAACACCGCAGAATATGGTGATTTAACTCGTGGCCCGCGCATCGTAACTGATGAAACTCGCGCCGAAATGCGGAAAATTTTACAAGAAATTCAATCTGGTCAATTTGCCCGCGAATTTGTGTTAGAAAATCAGGCCGGTAAGCCCGGTTTTACAGCCATGCGTCGCCAAGAAGCTGAACACCCCATCGAAGAAGTGGGCAAAGATTTACGCGCCATGTTTAGCTGGTTAAAACAAGACTAA
- a CDS encoding Eco57I restriction-modification methylase domain-containing protein, producing the protein MALDFHPTRDLLHEFKFGDIFIELLGWSFPPTDKLVAIQVEAETYYRQMIAELSGVVVFEITAENGQIPNAKTRAAIHKEISELALENLLIFLDKERTQSFWYWVKRDGTKRYPREHLYVKGQPGDLFLGKLASLVVDLSELEDGLLPVVEVARRLQAGLDVERITKNFFKEFQSQLEAFIPLIQGINKEADKRWYASVIFNRLMFIYFLQYKGFLDNGNHRYLQHKLEESQEKGTDCYYQEFLQTLFFEGFAQPESQRKPEIQALIGNIKYLNGGLFLKHKIEQTYDNIVIPDRAFESILTLFGRYSWQLDDTPGGQDDEINPGVLGYIFEKYINQKAFGAYYTRPEITEYLCDRTINALILERINAAVKPRQFESISELLIKLDANICHRLIFEILPKISLLDPACGSGAFLVAALKTLINIYSAVIGRIEFLNNRELKDWLQKERNSHPDLGYFIKKRIITDNLYGVDIMEEATEIAKLRLFLALVSSAQKVDDLEPLPNVDFNIMAGNSLIGLIRVDENSFDSVGNSEGVQGNLLQALAAQNYQAILADKNKSIELYKKHAFLPGEHQELSQEVRLLQLRNHIEKLNQESQEKLNLLLFDEFGKLGIKYEQAQLTGKAKKRLLTVADIAALEPFHWGYHFDEIIGQRGGFDAIITNPPWETFQPDAKEFFAKYSDIVSKKKMDIKDFEAELKRLVSDEEIRNAWLKYQSDFYHKREFFRFASQYKNQVPIINGKRHGKDVNLYKLFLEQCFNLLRAGGECGIVIPSGIYSDLGAKKLREMLFNETQVTGLFGFENRKLIFEGVHRSFKFVVTTFKKGGTTKEFPVAFMRQDVHDIERFPSPDSLSISVELIRRLSPDSISVMEFKNEIDFHIAERMAKLPLLGKTIEGKWNLELHREFNMTDDAFLFHKQPAAGMLPLYEGKMIHQFTHLYAEPRYWVDEKESRKALLGRKGIDEGQKLDYQSYRLGYRDVASNTNVRTMIACIIPPNVFAGNTLVLAQPFTNSDELLFAVSVLNSFACDFIIRQKVTAHCNMFYVYQLPVPRLTVGDTYFNEIVERAAKLICTTPEFDELAEEVGLGSHQNGVTNETERAKLRAELDGMIANIYGLTEEEFAHILTTFPIVPEPVKQAALEAYKTFKPLSI; encoded by the coding sequence ATGGCTCTCGATTTCCACCCTACCCGCGACCTTCTCCATGAATTTAAGTTTGGCGATATTTTCATAGAACTATTAGGTTGGTCTTTCCCGCCTACGGATAAGCTTGTAGCGATACAAGTTGAGGCTGAGACTTACTACCGCCAAATGATAGCGGAATTATCGGGGGTGGTTGTTTTTGAAATTACTGCGGAAAATGGTCAAATTCCTAATGCAAAAACAAGGGCGGCTATTCATAAAGAAATTTCGGAATTAGCTTTAGAAAATTTGTTAATTTTTCTGGATAAAGAACGCACTCAGAGTTTCTGGTATTGGGTAAAACGGGATGGAACTAAGCGCTATCCCCGCGAGCATTTATATGTCAAAGGACAACCAGGAGATTTATTTTTAGGTAAATTAGCTTCTTTAGTTGTTGATTTATCGGAATTAGAAGACGGACTACTTCCTGTTGTGGAAGTCGCCCGACGTTTACAGGCTGGGCTTGATGTTGAGCGCATTACTAAGAATTTCTTTAAGGAATTTCAAAGTCAACTTGAGGCATTTATTCCACTGATTCAGGGAATTAATAAAGAAGCTGATAAACGTTGGTATGCTTCGGTAATTTTTAACCGATTAATGTTTATTTACTTCCTGCAATACAAAGGATTTTTAGATAATGGCAACCATCGGTATCTTCAACATAAGCTAGAGGAAAGTCAGGAAAAAGGCACTGATTGTTATTATCAGGAATTTCTGCAAACGCTTTTCTTTGAAGGTTTTGCTCAACCTGAATCACAACGAAAGCCCGAAATACAAGCTTTAATTGGAAATATTAAATATCTCAATGGCGGCTTGTTTTTAAAGCACAAAATTGAGCAAACTTATGATAATATTGTTATTCCTGACAGGGCTTTTGAGAGTATTTTAACATTATTTGGTCGCTATTCTTGGCAGTTAGATGATACGCCGGGGGGTCAAGATGATGAAATTAATCCGGGGGTTTTGGGTTATATTTTTGAAAAGTATATTAACCAAAAAGCTTTTGGTGCTTACTATACCCGTCCTGAGATTACAGAATATTTGTGTGATCGGACTATCAATGCCTTAATTCTTGAGCGCATTAATGCTGCTGTCAAACCACGTCAGTTTGAAAGTATCAGTGAATTACTTATAAAATTGGATGCTAATATTTGTCATCGGTTAATTTTTGAAATTCTACCAAAGATATCTTTATTAGATCCAGCCTGCGGTTCTGGTGCGTTTTTAGTTGCTGCTTTGAAGACGCTGATTAATATTTATTCGGCTGTAATTGGCAGAATTGAGTTTCTCAATAATCGTGAATTAAAGGATTGGTTACAAAAGGAAAGAAATTCTCATCCTGACCTGGGTTATTTTATTAAAAAACGGATTATTACGGATAATCTCTATGGTGTAGATATCATGGAGGAGGCGACAGAAATTGCTAAACTCCGGCTTTTTTTGGCTTTGGTTTCTTCGGCTCAAAAAGTTGATGATTTGGAACCTTTGCCTAATGTTGATTTTAATATTATGGCCGGTAATTCACTGATTGGTTTAATTCGGGTGGATGAAAATAGTTTTGATAGTGTAGGCAATTCTGAGGGTGTACAGGGCAATTTATTACAAGCTTTGGCTGCACAGAACTATCAAGCTATTTTAGCAGACAAGAATAAAAGTATTGAGTTGTATAAAAAACACGCTTTTTTGCCAGGAGAACATCAGGAATTAAGCCAGGAAGTACGTTTGTTACAGTTGCGGAATCATATTGAAAAATTAAATCAGGAATCGCAGGAAAAGTTAAATCTTTTATTGTTTGATGAGTTTGGCAAGTTAGGGATTAAATATGAACAAGCACAGTTAACTGGGAAAGCTAAAAAACGCTTGTTAACTGTTGCAGATATTGCGGCGTTAGAGCCTTTTCACTGGGGTTATCATTTTGATGAAATAATTGGGCAACGTGGGGGTTTTGATGCAATTATTACAAATCCTCCTTGGGAAACTTTTCAGCCTGATGCTAAAGAGTTTTTTGCTAAATATAGCGACATAGTTTCAAAAAAGAAGATGGACATAAAAGACTTTGAAGCTGAGCTAAAGCGTTTAGTTTCTGACGAGGAAATAAGAAATGCTTGGCTGAAATATCAAAGTGATTTTTACCATAAGCGGGAATTTTTTAGATTTGCTAGCCAGTACAAAAACCAAGTTCCAATTATAAATGGTAAACGTCATGGTAAGGATGTTAACCTTTACAAACTCTTTTTAGAACAATGCTTTAATCTTTTACGCGCTGGAGGAGAGTGTGGAATCGTTATACCCAGTGGTATATACAGCGATCTAGGTGCAAAAAAACTACGGGAAATGCTATTTAACGAAACTCAAGTTACTGGATTATTTGGTTTTGAGAACCGTAAGTTAATTTTTGAAGGGGTTCATCGTAGCTTTAAATTTGTTGTAACCACCTTTAAAAAAGGCGGCACAACAAAAGAATTTCCAGTAGCGTTTATGCGTCAAGATGTACATGATATTGAACGGTTTCCCAGCCCAGATAGTTTATCAATTAGTGTCGAATTAATAAGAAGGCTTTCCCCTGATTCAATTTCAGTGATGGAGTTTAAAAATGAAATAGATTTCCATATTGCTGAGAGGATGGCTAAATTACCGTTATTAGGCAAAACAATTGAAGGTAAGTGGAACTTGGAATTACATCGGGAATTTAATATGACCGATGATGCTTTTCTTTTTCATAAACAACCAGCAGCAGGTATGTTACCTCTTTATGAAGGTAAAATGATTCATCAGTTTACTCATTTGTATGCTGAACCTAGATATTGGGTTGATGAAAAAGAGAGTAGGAAAGCATTATTGGGACGCAAAGGAATAGATGAAGGGCAAAAGCTAGATTACCAGAGTTACAGACTGGGATATAGGGATGTAGCAAGCAACACAAATGTTCGTACGATGATTGCGTGTATTATTCCACCTAATGTATTTGCTGGGAACACATTAGTTTTGGCACAACCATTTACAAACTCGGATGAATTACTATTTGCTGTTTCTGTCTTGAATAGTTTTGCCTGCGACTTTATAATCCGTCAAAAAGTAACAGCGCATTGTAATATGTTTTATGTTTACCAATTGCCTGTACCAAGACTAACAGTAGGCGACACTTATTTTAATGAAATAGTAGAACGTGCTGCAAAACTCATCTGTACTACCCCAGAATTTGACGAATTAGCCGAAGAAGTCGGCTTAGGTTCCCATCAAAACGGCGTAACAAATGAAACAGAACGCGCCAAACTCCGGGCAGAATTAGATGGCATGATTGCCAATATATACGGCTTAACAGAAGAAGAATTTGCCCACATTCTCACAACTTTTCCCATTGTTCCCGAACCCGTAAAACAGGCTGCATTGGAGGCTTATAAAACCTTTAAACCACTGTCGATTTAA